Within Elizabethkingia sp. JS20170427COW, the genomic segment ACAAATTATAAAAATTTTAAGCTTATAAAAAATTGAAAAATAATATTATAGGCATTTATTTTTACAAGTTTCATGAATTTTCAAATCTCAACTTGGGAAATATATAAACAAAAAATCCCAAACCTTTCGATTTGGGATTTTTATATTGATTAAAAAGCTTAACCTTCGCAAAGGACAATACCTTTGTCTTTGTTGAACTCTATAACTCCACTTTTAATCGCGTAAGCAAATTCGCCTTGCTTAGTTGCTTCTAAGTTTCCTGCATAAGTTTTATCTACAGAGTTGGCAAATATTTTTACCTTACCTGCTTTAAGAGCTGAAACGATAGCGGCGTGATTTTTCATAATATGGAAATCACCATTGATACCAGGTACCAAAACCGAATCTACTTCTCCTTCAAAAACTACAGATTCTGGGGTTAAAATTTTTATTATCATATTTTTTGCTTTAGGCTCTAGGCTTTAGACACTCGGAATAGAGGCTTTGCCGTAAAGCATTAAATTATTTATTCTCAGCAAGCATTTTTTCTCCAGCTTCAATAGCATCTTCGATAGAACCTTTAAGGTTGAAGGCTGCTTCTGGAAGGTGATCTAACTCACCATCGATAATCATATTGAAACCTTTGATGGTGTTTTTGATATCTACTAATACCCCTGGGATACCTGTAAACTGCTCTGCAACGTGGAAGGGCTGAGATAAGAATCTCTGAACTTTTCTCGCACGGTACACCACCATTTTATCTTCTTCAGAAAGTTCTTCCATACCAAGAATTGCGATAATATCTTGAAGAGCTTTATATCTTTGAAGAATTTCTTTTACTCTCTGAGCACAGTTATAGTGTTCTTCACCAATAACTTCAGGAGCTAAGATTCTTGAAGTAGATGCTAATGGATCTACCGCTGGGTAAATACCTAATGAAGCAATTTTTCTATCCAATACTGTTGTTGCATCCAAGTGAGCGAAAGTTGTTGCTGGAGCCGGGTCAGTTAAGTCATCCGCAGGTACATATACCGCTTGTACTGAAGTAATAGATCCGTTTTTAGTAGAAGTAATTCTTTCCTGCATTGCACCCATCTCTGAAGCTAGAGTTGGTTGGTAACCTACCGCAGATGGC encodes:
- a CDS encoding F0F1 ATP synthase subunit epsilon, translated to MIIKILTPESVVFEGEVDSVLVPGINGDFHIMKNHAAIVSALKAGKVKIFANSVDKTYAGNLEATKQGEFAYAIKSGVIEFNKDKGIVLCEG